Proteins encoded in a region of the Phoenix dactylifera cultivar Barhee BC4 chromosome 3, palm_55x_up_171113_PBpolish2nd_filt_p, whole genome shotgun sequence genome:
- the LOC103720728 gene encoding zerumbone synthase-like has translation MSASSNSRPSSSPQRLEGKVAVVTGGASGIGESISRLFRKHGAKICVLDLQDGPGHHLCKSLGGDPVACFFHCDVTAEDDVRRVIDLIVEKHGGIDVMVNNAGITGEIVPDIRKQDLGEFKKVFDVNVHGVLLGMKHAARVMVPQKKGAIVSVASDASVVGGMGPHGYTGSKHAVLGLTRSVAPELVQHGIRVNCVSPYAVPSGLTLPRFPGVTRKVVLKGFLSYIGSHANLKGVNLLADDVADAVLYLASDEAKYVNGFNLMVDGGFTCVNNTFPVFKSGSLASRFLPW, from the exons ATGTCCGCCAGCTCTAACTCTcgtccctcctcctcccctcaaaG GTTGGAAGGCAAGGTCGCTGTGGTAACAGGTGGAGCTTCCGGTATCGGCGAAAGCATCTCAAGGCTCTTCAGAAAGCACGGAGCAAAGATTTGCGTCCTCGACCTCCAAGATGGCCCTGGCCATCATCTCTGCAAGTCTCTAGGGGGCGACCCCGTGGCGTGCTTCTTCCACTGCGATGTCACCGCCGAGGACGATGTACGCCGTGTCATCGACCTCATCGTCGAGAAGCACGGCGGCATAGATGTCATGGTCAACAACGCTGGGATCACCGGCGAAATCGTGCCCGATATCCGCAAGCAGGATTTGGGTGAATTCAAGAAGGTGTTCGACGTGAACGTGCATGGCGTGCTCCTCGGAATGAAGCATGCGGCGCGTGTGATGGTTCCTCAGAAGAAGGGCGCCATAGTCTCGGTGGCCAGCGATGCGAGCGTGGTTGGAGGGATGGGTCCGCACGGGTACACGGGATCCAAGCACGCAGTGCTGGGGCTCACCAGAAGCGTGGCACCAGAACTGGTGCAGCACGGGATACGTGTGAACTGTGTCTCGCCATACGCAGTCCCATCAGGCCTCACCCTACCCCGCTTCCCTGGGGTTACGAGGAAGGTTGTGTTGAAGGGATTTCTGTCCTATATTGGAAGCCATGCAAACTTGAAAGGCGTGAACCTGCTTGCAGATGATGTAGCAGACGCCGTGCTCTACCTGGCAAGCGATGAAGCCAAGTACGTCAACGGGTTCAACCTCATGGTTGATGGGGGTTTCACCTGTGTGAACAACACTTTTCCAGTATTTAAATCTGGAAGTCTGGCTTCCAGGTTCCTCCCTTGGTGA